TGATGACAATTGTGGGCGTCCTATTCTGCTTACCCATGAGACCTTTAAGGAATGGATAGAGATGGACAATCACCCAGAAGGCAAAGAAGAGCTTTCCAAATAAAGGACCCCATGATTGAGATCCATTGTTTATGGCATCGGAGATCCCAGCAACAACACCAACTAGGTTGATTACTAGAATAGTGGTTGGTGGGATGAGCAGGGTAGTCCATTTGAAGGCATATAACTCAGCAAAGTCATCGTCATCTGATGCCTTAGATGTGACAGTGAAGTTGGTGTCAATCCCAGCCAAAACCTTTAGAAGACCTTGTATGACAGCAAACAGGTGAGCAGAGATACCACCAATAACCCAAAATTGCTCATTTCTCCACCACTCCTCAATGCTAACTCCACTCCACCTTAGCTCAAGGATGCCAGTAGTGAAAATTGAGAGGAAGAGCGCAATGAAGAATAGACTTGCAAAGGTGCTTATCTGAATCAAGGAGAACGAAGACATATTTGCAGCAGTCAGAAGGAAGCATATAGACTttgtaaaatgaaaatcatttgGGAGCTCTAGTTCTGTCATCTGCCTGCAGTTAATAAATTTTATCAGCAGAGATAAGGATCATGACGTTATTACCTCTGGCATTATGAACTTTCCTGTCAGTAAGCAGATTGCGGGGAGAGTGCAGTAAGCAAGCAGAGGTAAAGAGGTGAAGGGGTAGACAGTTGTGTTAACATATGCAAATCGCTCAAGCCACTTTAGGTTTCCTCCTTTATAGCCGTACCAGGCAGGGCTATGTCGACTGAAAAAGATCTCAACAGAACCAAGAGCCCAGCGAAGCACCTGGTTGAGACGATCTGATAGGTTGATCGGAGCAGAGCCCTTAAATGCAGCTAGTTTTGGCATACAGTAAACTGACCTCCAACCACGACAATGCATCTTGAACCCTGTTAGGATATCTTCTGTGATAGAGCCATAAATCCAACCCAACTGCATGTTGCAAAGCCCTTGTACTTAATATATGTGTGGTAAAAGCAAGACGCATCAATGAAAATCAAATGGCTATGTTCTAGATGGTTGGCTACACATGGCACCACATCCACATGGAAGGTTAATGTAGCAATGAGGGTTTTGCAAAGATTTATAAATTGCATGATTTACTAGAAATTCATTGATGTGAGTTCATGCATCAATTAGTTAACGAGTACGAACTTTTGGGTTACAGATGTGGTTAGCTTTGGCTGTGTTAAGCCATTACCTCAGTACCCCATTCTGTTTTGTCTTCGTAGCCGCAGCTGATCACATGGATAGCTTCTTTGAGCAGCGCAGCTGGGCTGGATGAAGGTGGAACGCCACCTTCAATCATTAAAGTTGAAGTCACAAAAATTGCTGACTGTCCGAACTTCTTTTCGAAATTCATTTGAGACATCAGTATCTCTTTATCGTCATCAAATCCTGAGGAACAaacataataataatttatGAATTCAGATGAAACTTAAATTAGAAATATATTCTTCAATCCAGCAGTTAGATGAGAGGCAAAGAATGTCAAGCACCTTGAACTGCACTGTCTCCATTGACGCCATGTTTAGTGTATTGGGGAAGCTTCTTACGCCGCCCAAAACAGGGGCAACAGTCACAGCTCACCATTTTTGGGCGCTTAGAACGCTTTGGTGGTTCATAGCCATATAAAGCCTGCCTTCGGAAGACACATCCTGTGCCAACATAGACAGGACCTTGGATTCCATCAAGCCCTTTCATGTTAATCTGCCGAGAAGAAACATATgtacatcaagaaggaaacagGCATGAGGAACAAATGCATGTGTTGGAGGTTGTCTTGTTTGTACCCTATATATCGTAGAAGCTGAAGCTATGAACTTTTCTCATGACTTGCCAAAAATGATAATGTGTTAAAATTATGGTTTTGCTGGGACTTACATCAAAAAAGACCGTGTTTCTGTTGGCATATCTGTCATGTCTATCTATTCCATCAAATCTCTGTGGGAATTGCACATAGCAAACCTTCTTTCCAAGTTGTGGATCCATCAAGAAGCACATTGCTTCCCTGACAGCCTTGCTGTTGTTTACGTAGTGGTCACAATCCAGGTTCAGCATGAATGGAGCATTTGTAAGAACACCAGAGACACGGACCTGTAAAGTTTTTCTCAAGTGAGACATTTCTGAACATAATGGCTGAATgtgagatttttattttttgtaaatttaaaTGGTCAAATTATCTTCAAACAAGAATGCATTGGACAAAGACAAATATTGGTGGAGAGAAGAAGATGCAGGATGGTTGTATTTAGTTATGTGCAAGGTCATTGATGATCTTTGTGATCTTTACCAGGGCGTTCTCGGCACCAGCTTTTTTGTGATGCTGGAAACCAGGCCTTTTCTCACGGGAAACATAAACAAGCCGAGGAAGTTCATTTCCTTCAACGTCGGGGCCGCCGCTATGACCTAGAAAGACTTGAATCATACCAGGATGATCCTTAGTATTGTTTCCTGGCCATGGTGTTCCATCTTGCATGATCCACCCCTCTGGAGGAACTTTCATAGCCTTAGCCACCATAGCATTGATTCTAACCTTAAATTCTTCATACTCTCTCTGTCATAAAACAGTACAACATGTTAAGTTCAAAATACATAACCTCTTGTTTTCGTCTCTTCTTTTAAACCTCTTTTAAGTGTTTAAAATTATACCTTCATGGCTCTTCGCTCCTTCACAAAGGTCGGCTGCACTTTATCCTTCAGATAATCAATCTTCAGCGAGAAGTACATCTCAGGTGCTCGAGGCTCTATAGAGAATTTCTTGCAGAAGGGAACCCATTTTCGAGCAAATTCTGCAGTTTCTGATAGTGATTCAAAGGTACACATTGAAGCTCCATCATCAGATACATAGCATGAGATTTTCTCAACGGGATAGTCCATTGATAAAATTGAGAGAACTGTATTAGCGGTAACAAGAGGAGGTTCCTTCATTGGATCCACGGTACTGACAAAGACATCAATGGGGGCAAGCATATTAGGTTCACCTTCCCTCTCGTACCTGCATTAGAAATTGACCAACATTATAGCTTCAAACAGTGAAAAATTTGTATCTGTTGCAGCATTCCTGTCTTCTTGAATATTTCGAAAGAAACGCTGTGAGGTTTAGAGGGATTATTGCTCTGATCCAAATTAAAGGTATAATTATTCAGATTTTCTATGGGTCTGTAAAACTATAAATTTCACTTAATCGTCTCCTTTACTACGGAGACATTTTGTTGAACAGGAATATTGATATTGTGAAtcatatataattatgtattggTTTTGACAGATTTAAGTCGATTCATTACAGCTGTTTTTCTTTCACATTATTACGACTATGGGGTAATCTCTCCCCAAGATTCACAATATTTTCTTACCAAAGGTGATTGTGCCAACTTCTTTAAACATCTCCTGTTTTCGTGGTCTCTGATGTCAGTTGCTTCGCTACAGGGTTCTAGAAAATCCTTACCAGCATAAGCACAAACTTAAGGAACCAATGCTGTACGAGTTTAGTTTTTGAAAACCAAATTTTCTCTTTGCTCCTACAATTTCACTCTTTTTCTGAGCTCTAGTTACTGAAGAAATTTAATCTGGAGCTCTGATTCCTTTTTAGGACTTTATATTACAACTGATTAAAGTTTATTCTAAAGCATTTAAATGAGATCAGAActgaaaaatgtaaaatttctgACTGCTAATATTATGTACATAATTATGTCAACCTGAGAGAAAGGCGATCCAGGTAAGTCTCCCGATCGATTGGAAACCACTTGGGAAACTGATCGAGAATCCATGAGAACGCAAACCAGATCTCACATACAATTGAAGTGAGCCAGAGGCCAAGTGCATCATGCACAGGGTTCAGGATTCTATATCGGAGGAAGATTGCCAGAACCACGAGCCTAGCCACAATCACCATCCGGTAAGGATTTACCAAGCTTGATGCGATTGGTACTTTCCTTGACAGTGGCTGTCTCGATTCATCTACCCTgcatttttgtaaaaatatttaaaCATGAGCAAAGACATCCTTCGCCAGCAACTGGAACAGTTTACACTTTTTGAAAAATCTATGCAATGCTTCCTGTCATGCAAACTACATTGAATACAATTAGATCTGGAAAATTGATGTTGTTCATCTaagaataacaataaaaatgtgTGCTTGATTCAAAGGACTCCGGTGTGGTAGTTGGCTTTTAGACCATAGCCACAATTACTGCATTTCAAGTTTAATATAACCTTTCCCCTTGTAAGACAAAGGAAAATGGCTATTGCGCTTTTCTTGGTCAGAGATTCATAAGAAACTACGTTAAGATGAAGTTGGATACATACATAGCCATGTCAGCGTCTGCAGCATGATCAGCTTCTGGCCCTATATTTCCTTGCTGCATCTTCCAATCttccattctttctttccaacctCCCTCTTTCTTGTCATCCCATCTTGCACTTCCTGTATTTTCATCTCATTGATACAATGTCAATAATAAGATTAAGGTACATACATCAGTTCGAGAGAATCATATGGGCCGCATGTGGAGTATACCAGGCTCAGAAGCTGGATATGGGTGCACACGTTTGTGTAGGGAGGAGCCGAACATCTGCTCTCCGTTAGCATGAGTCGATATAGGAATTTCACCACTCACCTGCATGCATAACTACatgtcagtttttttttttttttttccaaatcacCACAGCAAGTTTTTACTAAACCATGCTAGTACTTTAAGCCAATTCGTTCTACCAGATATCATGAATGTACACTGTAAATTGGTACAACTACTTCATGCATGATACGCAAGCTCTGATAAAGTAGTATGTTTTTCTCTTACAGGCCGAGAGCGGAAACCAGCAATGACAGGAGGGTATTGGGCAGCTTCTTCGTCTTCTGGTCCTCGTCCATAACTCATCTTTCCATGTAGCATTGCTTCAGcaattttagtatttttgtttcgttcatcatcaattttaaattcatgttcaaTGTCATCGATATCTTCCTCATCATCATCGCCCTCCACCCTTGGACACCCTTCAAGAAAGAAGATCAAAATAAAAGTCAGAGAAAGGTCAAATTAATCCTGAATAGATTTCATCTCAAGAGAGTGGCAAAGTTGAAGCATTAGGATGTGTTAATGCTATTGTTGCATAGGGTTTGAGTTTTCTTTGAGGACAAGTCTATATTCCTTTACCTTTGAGTCGTTTGTATCTTGTTTTGCACTGAGGGCAAAGTTGAGTGCCTTCTCTCCTCTCATACTCATAGCATGGCCGGCAGACTGGAAAACCACACTCATTACAAGCCACGAACAAGTCTCCATCGACTGTGAGGCCAATCTCATCACCACATATCTCACAAACTTGACCGGTTAAATCTTTCAAGGGCTTAGGCTGCAATGAACATGATAAAAACCAACGAAAACTTAGTTACACAGCATACTTAATCACACTAAGCAAAATTAATGCTTAGACTTTACAATTCCAATCGCTCTGTGTATCTACCTCTTCATGGCCATGAATGACAACAAGCTCGTTCCGGTTGTGAGAACCAGCGACAAGTCCTGCGCTGGCTTCCATGGTGGAGATGAGGGTGCAATGAAGGAGGGCGTGGGGGTGGTGGTGGTAAAAATGTTTGTCTAGCTAGGAACAGGACTAAGGGTGGTATGAAGAGGAGTTCTTTTTAAGGTACGAGGAAGGCATCGTTTTGTATCTGTCttaacatctctctctctctctctctctatctttcGCACCTATTAGGTGTCCACATTAAGAGGACGCTGTTGGTTGCAGAGTCTCCATTGCCTTGAAGCAAAGCTTCGTCTATTCAACCACCATGTACATTCTCTTTCCTGGCTTTTCTtgacacacttttttttttttttttatttatgtttATTTCCGGGGTTGAAATGGTCTTGTTggggaaaattttgatgttacATTTGTTGGCTACTTGTCTTCTTACCAAACTGGATTCAATTTCCGAATTATTTACCATTGATTCAGCAATCTTGATCCTGAAGTGGACGTTGCATAAGCAGAATTCACACGTTATTATCTCTGGTATTCACTCCGGGTAATTACAAGTATAATAACGTAAACATAGAATTGCCTGAGCATTTGCAAATCGGATGTTGTTCATAGCATTCATGATCCTTTAAACATTAGTCGTCTCTTCAAATATGATTAGCAAGATAATTATGGATGTCAAGAATAATTAGGAGCAGCATTTCAAGTTTTTTTAactgaaaagtcaaaattaagtAATGTAAATACATGTAaatgttgaaaaaaaataacCACTGCATTATCTGAAGAAGTTGAGGGAGGGGCAAATTAATTTGTAGAGCCAAGTCCATCTTTCAAGCCTTTTTAGTTTGGCCATTACTTCATAGTAGGTATAGTGAAATCATGCTGAATTGCTATGCCTGCACAAAAGATCCCTTACCAAATTTCTTAGTGATTGAGAGCTTTCACGTGCCACAGTAGCTAATTGTTCATATAATCCATTGCCCCCTCTATGAATCTTGTTGCCGAATATAAAGCAATTATTTCATTAGCTTATACATGATCAAATAAATCGAGTAGAATTTATTTCAGGTCTCAACCCAAATTAACATTCTTTTACTTGAAGAGTTTATTGGGCAAGAAGCAAAAAATCAAACTTTCAGTTTCGAGCAATACTTGGTTTAGTTTTCAGAGTGGCATTAAGCTTAAATATAGTACGAGGACATTTCCCTGTAACATTAAAACCTAAAATGACAATAATGTTTCAAGGCCGCAATGCAGAATTAATCCTTAATAACTGGAAGGTGAAGCGTTGCAGGGAAATGCATGCGAATGCTTGGATTTGAAGAACTTGCAAAGAAAGTCATGCACCAGTACACTGCAGAAAAAAGTTGGTTTTGTCAGTTGGCAACTCCACATCTGGAAAGAAGAGTTTCTCCTAGTCTGTTGAATCAGGTAGGCTGTTTAGTTCCACACACACCCGGGGATTTTCCTTGGAGCCAAGTTTAATGCCAAGAGACCCCTCATCGACATTTGGATCATCAGAACTTTGAAAGACCATAAATAGGAGAAATTTCCTTGTCATCATCAGATTTAAGAGTCGCTAGATTGCTTTACCGTTAAGGCTGGAATTGCAGTCGCTATTTAAACAATTCAGAATGCAAAAGCAAATCGTAGCTTCAAAATCTTGAGTTTTTTATACATATAATTGCACAGCAAGACTTAACACGGAAGTTTTCTTTAAAGCTAGCATCAAAAGGagatgaaaaggaaaacattGGCTACAAGAAAAAGCTTAGAATAACCATCATATAGAAAGACGCCAGAGAAAAAATTCAAAGGGTTGCTAttgaaaatgcagcaaagctATTTACTCATAACAGTATATATCACTACTTCTATACAAAGAACAATAAATCCTAGTGAGATTCCTGATATCAGCTGTATACAAACGCGCATGCTACTAGCTAACTTCCTGTCTCAAGGATCATCACATCTGGAATAAGGCTAGACACTGGCTGAGACTTCAGTTGCCACTGActtatcctttttcttttgctcttccTGAGCTTTCTGTACAACAACCTTGTTTGGAACCAAAATTATAAATACATTCCTGTCTTTGAAGTTTTTGTTCTCTCGAGTCGCTAGCTGTACGTAAGGACAAGCAAACTTAGCCAACTTGAAAAAGAAGTATAAAATAAAGGTTTCAAACTCAAAGTCATGATCGCTAAAATTAGTAATGAGCAAAAACACGAATGATGTTAACTGTTAATTATTACAGCAGTTAGTTTCAAGAATCTACAGAAACAGAACAAAAGGCAAAAAATTAGCATGTGACTGTATCCATTATCTGAAGGAATAAAGCTTGATCATAAACAGCTCTCAAGTTGCAGGTAAGTTTATACcttaaagaagaaaataattctttgaCATCAGGGGCAAATCACACATAGCCAACTAAACTACTGGTTATGCCGCTTCATAAACGCTCCACTAAATTTTGCTCAAATTATCCCACCTGCCCCCTACCCCACCCCACCCCCTCCACAACCAAAAAAACAATGGTAAGGTGTAAAGAAAGAGGGCGTCCAGCCTACACTTCCCCAGCTGTTTAGCCCAGCAACTCCCTCCCACACCAAAAAACCCCTGCAGCCATCCCAAACCCTTCCACTGACACCTAACAAGCTCCTGAATCCATTTGCTCTCCCCTACGATTAACCCTGTTTCCTACATAGGCAGCACCACATTTCCCTATCCTCCCCTCCCCTCGCCGCTCCCTTGCAAAACAGTTCATCCCTACTCCTACCTAAGCCACCCAAAACTTCACATATAACCCCATCAGGCGTTTGCCCCTAATCTCACGTCTCTGGCCAGCTTCCACAAGCCAGACCTGCATCACTTATAAACGTATACTTAAGCACACATAAGGAACAACCACAAAGGATTTCATCAGAGGGGAGAGAAAGAGTATAGGTGGCTGACTATTCGTAATAAACTGTGCAAAAAGATTACAGATTTGGACAAAAAGTTCAGGGCACCAGTGCAATTTTCCCATAAATAAAAGCTGGAAGCTCAAAACTTCTCTAAGCTAATGGCTGTTACACGTATTCAACAATAAACAAATGCATAGTGGAAAAATGCCTTCCTCGAATGGAAGTATCAGCTAAGTTTCCTCTCTACCAATCAGGGATAATATACATCAGCATTATTTCACACATCAAGTATAGCAACTCATAAGCTAcataaaaaataacataatgaACCAACTCTGCCTGCACCTTACTCAACCAGTGATCAAGATATTTAGGAAATTAATGAACAGAACATCAGAAAACAAGTAGACTTCAGGGAAAGGTTCTAACCATTATAAAAAAGGAATTTATGTCTAAGCCAAATTAGAGAGGTTACAAATACCGATATACTAGACCCTGACTATGCTACAAACATTTTTCAGTTCTTTCTGTTCACAACCAGCAATCATACATAATAATATGAACCAACATTTAGACAACAGACAGTTTAAGTTTGTTTGCAACATAATAAATTTTTCTGATATCATGTTTATGTTCCTATCCATCACTATTATGCCCTTACACCATTACAATTACCTCTAATCACCTACCTCTCCGAGATCACTTTGGAAGTGTTCTAGAAGCTCGATAGCATTGTTCCTGAACTCATTTTCCCGGCCCTTCAAGTTTACGATGACCTTGACCTTTAAAAATTATCAAATATAGTAAGCGGGGTAATTCGGACCTAGGAGAATGTATTCATGCACTCATAGAGAATGGAAGCAACCTTGTCACCATCTCTCAGAAACTTCTGTGCTTGCCTCAAACGCACAGAATAATCATGCACATCAATGTTATACCTGTCATCAAATTACTCATAACTGTTACAACAACAAAATTACTTGGAGCATGAGTGACAACAAGGGAACTTCATTCAGTAGACAGATTAAAATAACTTTGGGATTAAGATGCATCCATATATCTTAGTAAATACAAGAATTAAAGTTGAAGATAGATTGTCAAAGTAAAATGTGGATGACCACCAATGGACCAAATTGATATAGCCAATCATGTTTCAAAAGATTCAAATTAGTAAACATAATTAGCAGATTAAACAATCCTAATCAAACCCCAAATCAACACCAGAATCACACATACAACCCAAGAcagttaaagaaaaaaaaatcaaatctctTTAACCAATTGTAACTTAATATCACAGAAAAGTTCTTCCTGGAGATTTTAGCACAAGCAAATAAACTAGATGTAAACAAACTAGCCATGCATCTATTAGCCTAAAATACTCTTTCTGCTTAATACAAAATCATCTTATTTGCTCATCTTATTTGCTTAATACAAAAGTAGGAGATCACCACACATTAGATACAGAAACAGCAGTTCAGTTTTGCATGGCAGCACTCCAGATCAGGACCTAATTAAAACCAAACTTCTAGTCTAGTGCAAAATTCACATCTGGAATATTAAATCTTACCCCATCTTGAGTTCTTTCAAATCCATACGGCTGGCTGTCATGTAAACCAAAATTCTGGTCAATGTTATGAAATAAAGATTAAGATACACGCACAGTAACAGATAGTCAGATACACAATACCAACTTCACTAAAAGGAGATATTCACCAGCACTTTTCTTTTGCtgctcctttttcttcttttgctgctCATACCTGTACTTGCTGTAGGATATTTCAAATTAATCAGCACAAACCTAGAAAATACAACTAGTAATAAAATTTAGCCTTACATGTTTCATTAAGAATAATCAAACAATATTGACTCGAGAAaagtgaatattttgaaatgttaatATTTTGTAGTGTGAAATAGTTCATATCTCCATTGATGACTATAATGACCCAGAGAAACACAAGAACAATAGAAACTGTTCTTAGAATATAAGGTCAACAGAACTCCATTACACCTATTTAAAAACAGAGGTTAAAAACTTTCACAATGGAATGAACAATTGATTCGAAACAACAGATACTGAAAAAGGGGAATAACTAACAGAAAATATGTATAAACACAGTTTGTTCTAACGTTTTTGAGCTACAATGGCCAGGAAAGGGTTAAATCTCACATAAATGAAAGCTGTTACCTCAgccataaaaatttaaaaaaaaaaaaggatgaaaaaGTTATATCTTACTCATAATCCATAATTCGTACAACTGGAGGATCTGCATCAGGAGACAATATGACCTACAAAAAATTTCACAGAACAATGCCTGGTTAATGATTACATTGGCATTGTACTATAATCTACATGCAGCTATAAAACCGGTAATCACATCCTACTAACAAAAAAGTTCTGTGTTGAACAAGATTAGTAATCTCCATGCTCTCAATCAGATAAGAATTTTAAGGTTGCAGAGATTATTCATCATACCATGAGGTACTTTGTGACCGAAGATTCTCATGCTTCAATCGACATATGTGGAGGTTTAAGAGGGCCTAAACATCAAATATTAATGACAAGAACAAAAGATGCCCAATAGTTGCTTCAAAACTACTTGGTCTTTCTCTTTTGGTGAAAGGTTATGGATAGAGAATTGGCATCACCATTTTTATACACATACCAATTGAAGATAATGAACTTAAGAATAATATTACATCTGAAATGACTGGTTCAAAGGCTTTTGACTGGAATcttaaaaccaaaattttaatttcaatttcaatttcagTTCTGGGCATCAGGTATCATAGCAAGAGAAGCACACATAAATGGAGGTACATtggtaaatgaaaatttttaacaGGCAAGAATTTGCACTTGCAAGAGGTCACATGTTAAGATTGTCTAGTATGTACCACTGAACTTCAAGGTTTACACTTTTCACTTGGTGGTCATGCATAACCAAAGCTAACAGTAAAAAAGCacttaaaaatagaaaaagaaatggaGCAAGAAATGTCAAAGTTCCGGCATTCAGATTAACAATATAGAGATCCTTTTGGCCCATCTCCCCATGTTAAATTTGAAGAACAATAAAGGCCATTTAGACATTAATAACAGAAGAAATAAAGAAGATCATATAGACAGTACCCAATTTAAGAACATACCAAGTCAAGTTCTGCATCTTCAGCCATTTGAAGTGCCACACTTTTTGAAACTATTCCCACCTACAAAGCACAAGCAGCAGTATCCAGTTTTTATGCTCATAGCACAAGAAACCACATACAACCACACACCAAAAGACACAGAGAAAGGGAAAGTCCGGGAAAACAGTTAAGCAGAATCAGTCTACCAGCTGTCCATGGACCATCTTGTCACATTTGAACCACATTGTCCACCATTTAGTCCAAGCGTAGAACAAAGTACCACCATATTATGCGAGGTGTGCCTGAATCCTAACAACATGGTCTATGGAAATTAAACTGGTAGACATGGTCTGCCTAAACATTTTTCCTACTTTCAGAGAGGTTCTAGAAATTAAGAGAGTAAAGCAGCTAACCATGTTTTGCTGTTCATCAATAAGCCTTACTTGATCAGACCTATTTCAAACCACCGCATCAAACTATGAATCAATAACAATTCAAACAGAGAAATAAGCAAACTATAGCTGCAACAATTTAGTAACTCACAAAACCCAAAACTGCTATgataaaaatttcaactttttgcCAGAATTAGTTCAAGAACTCGAGCCTACTAACTAAACTCACACTATAAGCTAAAAAATCAAAACCCCACAACAATAAACAGAAATTTATACCCAATGGAGGAGATATCAAGAGCTTGATCTTCCCCAACTGGAGGCGGGGACCTCCTGTAATACCCTCCGCCCCCGCCGCCGGAGCGGGCAGAAATGGAGGTGATGCGGGATGCGAGGGAAACGGGCATAGTGGTAGCGGAAGTGATAGGGTGGTGGTGAAGTAGGCGGAGGCCAAAGAAGTAGGAACTGGGGAAAAAGGTACTTCGGGTTTTGTAAAGACTGGGTCTCATGGGGAATGTGCTGGTGAGACCAGCCATTGGGGAGGAAGAGACGGAGGCACGGGGGGCTTGGGATGTTGCTGGCAGGTGATCGAATGCTCGGATGTTTTGGGAGGGGGAGTTAAACACTGGAGCTTCTTATCCATaatttttcaacttttcttgagTTGTGTCTATGTCACCACTCGCCCAAGCCTGTGTTGGCTAATGCTAATTTTGGTTCATTCTATTGGCTATTGCTCGTGTTAGTT
The Coffea arabica cultivar ET-39 chromosome 6c, Coffea Arabica ET-39 HiFi, whole genome shotgun sequence genome window above contains:
- the LOC113693693 gene encoding cellulose synthase A catalytic subunit 7 [UDP-forming], which encodes MEASAGLVAGSHNRNELVVIHGHEEPKPLKDLTGQVCEICGDEIGLTVDGDLFVACNECGFPVCRPCYEYERREGTQLCPQCKTRYKRLKGCPRVEGDDDEEDIDDIEHEFKIDDERNKNTKIAEAMLHGKMSYGRGPEDEEAAQYPPVIAGFRSRPVSGEIPISTHANGEQMFGSSLHKRVHPYPASEPGSARWDDKKEGGWKERMEDWKMQQGNIGPEADHAADADMAMVDESRQPLSRKVPIASSLVNPYRMVIVARLVVLAIFLRYRILNPVHDALGLWLTSIVCEIWFAFSWILDQFPKWFPIDRETYLDRLSLRYEREGEPNMLAPIDVFVSTVDPMKEPPLVTANTVLSILSMDYPVEKISCYVSDDGASMCTFESLSETAEFARKWVPFCKKFSIEPRAPEMYFSLKIDYLKDKVQPTFVKERRAMKREYEEFKVRINAMVAKAMKVPPEGWIMQDGTPWPGNNTKDHPGMIQVFLGHSGGPDVEGNELPRLVYVSREKRPGFQHHKKAGAENALVRVSGVLTNAPFMLNLDCDHYVNNSKAVREAMCFLMDPQLGKKVCYVQFPQRFDGIDRHDRYANRNTVFFDINMKGLDGIQGPVYVGTGCVFRRQALYGYEPPKRSKRPKMVSCDCCPCFGRRKKLPQYTKHGVNGDSAVQGFDDDKEILMSQMNFEKKFGQSAIFVTSTLMIEGGVPPSSSPAALLKEAIHVISCGYEDKTEWGTELGWIYGSITEDILTGFKMHCRGWRSVYCMPKLAAFKGSAPINLSDRLNQVLRWALGSVEIFFSRHSPAWYGYKGGNLKWLERFAYVNTTVYPFTSLPLLAYCTLPAICLLTGKFIMPEISTFASLFFIALFLSIFTTGILELRWSGVSIEEWWRNEQFWVIGGISAHLFAVIQGLLKVLAGIDTNFTVTSKASDDDDFAELYAFKWTTLLIPPTTILVINLVGVVAGISDAINNGSQSWGPLFGKLFFAFWVIVHLYPFLKGLMGKQNRTPTIVIIWSVLLASIFSLLWVRIDPFILKTKGPDVKQCGINC
- the LOC113694080 gene encoding translation initiation factor IF3-4, chloroplastic-like isoform X1 encodes the protein MAGLTSTFPMRPSLYKTRSTFFPSSYFFGLRLLHHHPITSATTMPVSLASRITSISARSGGGGGGYYRRSPPPVGEDQALDISSIGSDQVRLIDEQQNMVGIVSKSVALQMAEDAELDLVILSPDADPPVVRIMDYDKYRYEQQKKKKEQQKKSAASRMDLKELKMGYNIDVHDYSVRLRQAQKFLRDGDKVKVIVNLKGRENEFRNNAIELLEHFQSDLGELATRENKNFKDRNVFIILVPNKVVVQKAQEEQKKKDKSVATEVSASV
- the LOC113694080 gene encoding translation initiation factor IF3-4, chloroplastic-like isoform X2, with the translated sequence MAGLTSTFPMRPSLYKTRSTFFPSSYFFGLRLLHHHPITSATTMPVSLASRITSISARSGGGGGGYYRRSPPPVGEDQALDISSIGSDQVRLIDEQQNMVGIVSKSVALQMAEDAELDLVILSPDADPPVVRIMDYDKYRYEQQKKKKEQQKKSAASRMDLKELKMGYNIDVHDYSVRLRQAQKFLRDGDKVKVIVNLKGRENEFRNNAIELLEHFQSDLGEVWLVEAGQRREIRGKRLMGLYVKFWVA